One window from the genome of Paracoccus zhejiangensis encodes:
- a CDS encoding 3-carboxy-cis,cis-muconate cycloisomerase, which yields MPETDLMTLLTGDAAIAALFTDAAWLARIAEVEAALSLAAGDAGVVDAALARQAAAFVEGFQPDMDTLRRAMVQDGLPVPDYVRQLKAAADRVLRPALHVGATSQDILDTATVLVLRGLNDRFVGEITALIAALDDLATRQGQQPLMGRTRMQAALPITAGDRLAAWRAPLPRHLERLAQLRPRLELVQYGGPVGLRGGPEKRAEGDAIADALADRLGLHRAPSQWHSARDGIAEYAGWLSLVTGATGKIGQDIALMAQMGEIGLSGGGTSSAMPHKQNPVGAETLMTLARDNAGQLSLMHQALLHEQERSGAAWVLEWLALPRMLQATARSLSLCTDLITRVQRIGAA from the coding sequence ATGCCCGAGACCGACCTGATGACCCTGCTGACCGGCGATGCCGCCATCGCGGCCCTGTTCACCGACGCGGCATGGCTGGCGCGGATCGCCGAGGTCGAGGCCGCGCTGTCGCTGGCGGCGGGCGATGCGGGCGTGGTCGATGCCGCTCTGGCGCGGCAGGCGGCGGCGTTCGTCGAAGGTTTCCAGCCCGACATGGACACGCTGCGCAGAGCCATGGTTCAGGACGGGCTGCCGGTGCCAGACTATGTGCGCCAATTGAAGGCCGCCGCTGACCGGGTCCTGCGCCCGGCCTTGCATGTCGGCGCCACCAGTCAGGACATCCTCGACACCGCGACGGTGCTGGTTCTCAGGGGGCTGAACGACCGTTTTGTCGGCGAGATCACCGCCCTGATCGCCGCGCTCGACGATCTGGCCACGCGGCAAGGGCAACAGCCGCTGATGGGCCGCACCCGGATGCAGGCTGCGCTGCCGATCACCGCCGGCGACCGTCTGGCCGCATGGCGGGCGCCCCTGCCCCGGCATCTCGAGCGTCTGGCCCAGCTTCGCCCCCGTCTGGAACTGGTGCAATATGGCGGCCCCGTCGGGTTGCGCGGCGGCCCGGAAAAACGTGCCGAGGGCGATGCCATCGCCGACGCCCTGGCCGACCGTCTGGGTCTGCACCGCGCGCCTTCGCAATGGCACAGCGCAAGGGACGGCATCGCCGAATATGCCGGCTGGCTGTCCCTGGTCACCGGCGCCACCGGCAAGATCGGACAGGACATCGCGCTGATGGCGCAGATGGGCGAGATCGGTCTTTCGGGCGGCGGCACCAGTTCGGCCATGCCGCACAAGCAGAACCCGGTGGGGGCCGAGACGCTGATGACGTTGGCCCGCGACAATGCCGGGCAGCTCTCGCTGATGCATCAGGCGCTGCTGCACGAACAGGAACGCTCGGGCGCGGCCTGGGTGCTGGAATGGCTGGCCTTGCCGCGGATGTTGCAGGCTACTGCCCGATCCCTGAGCCTTTGCACCGATCTCATCACCCGGGTTCAGCGGATCGGCGCGGCCTAG
- a CDS encoding Lrp/AsnC family transcriptional regulator, whose translation MDDIDAIDRRILDLLQRDGRISNADLAAKVNLSASACHRRVRRLEEEGFIRDYVALLDRRKVGRQTMVFVEITLSGQADEVLEAFERAVREIPDVLECHLMSGAADYLLKVVANDTEDFARIHRQHLAKLPGVQQMHSSFALRTVFRTTALPI comes from the coding sequence ATGGACGACATTGACGCAATAGACCGCCGCATTCTCGACCTGCTTCAGCGGGACGGGCGAATCAGTAACGCCGACCTTGCAGCCAAGGTGAATCTCTCGGCCAGTGCCTGCCATCGCCGGGTCAGGCGGCTGGAGGAGGAGGGGTTCATCCGCGATTACGTCGCGCTTCTGGATCGCCGCAAGGTCGGCCGGCAGACCATGGTGTTCGTCGAGATCACTCTGTCGGGTCAGGCCGACGAGGTGCTGGAAGCCTTTGAGCGCGCGGTGCGCGAGATCCCCGATGTGCTCGAATGCCACCTGATGTCGGGCGCGGCGGATTACCTGCTGAAGGTGGTCGCCAATGACACCGAGGATTTCGCCCGTATCCACCGCCAGCATCTGGCCAAGCTGCCGGGCGTCCAGCAGATGCATTCCTCCTTCGCGCTGCGCACTGTGTTCCGCACGACGGCGCTGCCGATCTAG